The Spirochaetota bacterium genomic interval CCATCATCCGCGGCAGGGAACTCTCCGCCACGGACCTTACGGACAGCCTGGCGGGCCTGCTCCGGCGGTGGCGCGGCCTCGATGAAGAGCTCGAGGACGACATCACCATCGTGGTAATCGATATTTTGTAATGCCGAATCACGGCGACCTCTCGTTGCAACCCCTAACCCGCGCTCCGCGCACCCTCTCCCATGTAGTTTGTAAAAAAGGAGAGGGTTTCCGTGGAATAAAGTTTATTCATAGCCCCCCCTCTCCTTTCTTCGGTTCTTAATGGGAGAGGGGGTAGGGGGGTGAGGGTTTAAAATCAGCGCAACGGAGGATTATAATAGCCCAAACGCATCGACGGGTATTTTTCTTTCAAGTATTCCACAAGCTTCCTCACTCCCACCGGCTCCGACTCGCGAAACCCGATCTGTTCGAAATAAAAATCCGGGTCCATGTTCAGGTTCCTGGTCTGGATCATGGTCACCGGAAAACGCCCCAGGAACTTCTCCAGCGCCGCCACCTCCGCTTCCGAGTCGGTGAATCCGGGAAGGAAGAAGAGGTTGATGGACACGAAAATCCCGGCTTCCAGTGCAACGTCTAGGGAGCGCAAAACATCATCGTAAGAGTAGTTCACCGGCCGGTGGTAGCGGCTGTAGTATTCTTCTGTCGGGGAATTGAGGCTGATCCGAATGGAATCGAGGCCCGCGCCGATGAGCTCCCTCACACCGTCGGGCCGCGATCCGTTGGTGTTGAGGTTTATGGTGCCCGCTCCGGTCTTTTCGCGCACCAGCCGTACCGCCGCGGCCAGGTCTTCGCTCCGCAGAAGGGGCTCACCCTCACATCCCTGGCCGAAGCTGGCCACTCCGCCCCTCACACGCGAGAAATGGCGCAGCACGACCTCGGCTATCTCCCCCGGTTCCGGGCTGAAATCAAGGCGCGGTTGAGACGGCGGAAAGGGCGAACCTTCCCCCTGCAGCGAGAGGCATCCGGCGCAGCGGGCGTTGCAGGGGATGGTTGTGGGAAGCGGCGCCTCGTGGCGGCCCAGGAAGAAATTCCTGGCGCAGAGGCACCGGTACGCGGTGGAGCACTTCGCCAGCTGCTTCACGAGGCGGTTTTCGGGAAAGAGCCTCTTCGTTTCACCGATGGCTGTCTTCAGGTCATCGTCATTCTCATGGATGGCGGGATCGGACCGGGGGTCATCGTCGATCCGCATCGCCGGAACGTAAAACTCCCCGTCGATGACCGCGACCCCGGCATAGGCCCAGAGGGGAAGCACCGGGGCGTCATCCTTCCTGATGAACGCGGGAAGATAGGTCCTGAGATATGCCGAAGCCAGAAAGGCCGACGCGGCGATTATGTCATCCCCGTCGGGAGAAACCGTCATGTGGCGGAAGTCGCCGGTTTTATGGCCGTAAAACACCGGAAAGCGCCCGGGCAGCGAGAAGAGATAGCTCCCGTAGGGGAGCGGTATCAGGTCATCCCGGTCGGCCCGGACAAAGCGCCTCCCGGTGCGAAAGGCGGGCTCAATTCCGGGAAAGTCCCAGACATTGCCATCATTGTCCGTATAGGCCAGGCACAGGGCCTTACTCTTCTTTTTCACGGGACCTCTTCCTGTTCATGGTACGCTCAAGGTGATTGATACGGACGGAATATCCGTGCTGCAGCTTCTTTAAGTCGCGGTAGAGGCGATCATGGCGCACGGATTCAATGTCATGGCCCTGGGACACGAGCTCGGCTTTTCTCAGGAGCTTCTTTTCCCTGGCCTGCCGCCATTCTTCACGGAGCGCAGTGATCGATTCATGGATTTCTTTTTTGTGCATAATGATAATTATGTATAGAAATTATGGGCCTCAACTTCTTCTGGAACAGATAGTTATCGGTTCAGCGATACTTATCAGTTACTCTGACCCCTGAGGATATTCTATCTCCATCAATATCCGATAGTTATCGGATCTTTGCAGAAGAAGAGTTGCTCTGACACCTGATTGGCACCGATAGTTATCGGTCAAATACAACAGATCAGATAACTCCTGGATCTTTCAGAGGTTATAATGTACCGATAACTATCGGCACATTCGCAATAAAGTCTATCTTGCCTCAACCCTTTTTTTCAACAAAGCATTCATCTCCCTGAAACCCTCCAGGGTCGAATCCAGGTTTATAAAAGGGACAAGGATCCCATTAAAGTCTTCTTTTTGAATGAACTTGGTTTTACCATTTTCTAACCTGACAAGGTGAAAGATATGCCTGCCGGTAAAAAGTCCCGGGATAAATAATTTCCCTTCCCATTGGACAGTGCTTTTTTCATCGTATCTTATTAGCGTAGGATTGAAGTCCACCGGTTTGTGCCCTTTGGGCTGGATGGTAATCTGAATTGAGCCGCCTGTTTTCATCTCACCGGAAACTTTTCTTATAAAAGGATTCCACCGGGGATATTCAGGAAAATCGGCAAATTCTTTCCATACCTTATCCACCGGGGCGTTGATGATTATATCCGTATAGAGACTCTTCTTCCCAATGACCAGGAGAACGATGATCACTAACATTACCGACACAATAACCAAAATGGCTTTTTTCATGACATACCCCTCCCCTTGAAAAAAATATATAATACCGATAACTATCGGCACATGAATCAACTATCCCATACTTCCTTTCATACCGGAACAGCGGCGATCGCACCCGCCATTGCCCGGCAGTTCTCTTCTATCTTATCATCAATATACAGATAAGATGCCGCCGCAATGGAATCCGCGCCCGCGGCAATTGCGCTGCCCGCGCCTTTCGGTGTGATGCCGCCGATGGCGACGATGGGAATGGATACCAATCCCCTGGCACGGGAGATCACTTCCACTCCGGCCCCCTTGAGCGTCATAGGTCCGGAGGCGGATTTGTACACGGTATCGTACACCGGCCCCACCGCGATATAGTCAGCGCCCTCTCCTTCGGCCCGCGCCGGATCTTCCGCCGTATAGGCAGTGATGCCGATGATCATGTCATGGGGGATGAGCTTCCTGGCATCATTAGCGCGAAGGTCGTTCAGGCCAAGGTGGACGCCGTCGGCGCCGGCGAGCATGGCGATATCCACATGGTCATTGACGATAAATAGCGCTTTCCCTTCCCTGCAGAGCGTCGCTATATCACGGGCCGCGGTAAGGATATCCCCCTTGCCGGACGTTTTCATGCGAAGCTGGATTACGGACGCACCGCCGCGGATCATCTTTGCGGCAGTATCATTGAAAGCGTCACGGTGCACATATGCCGAATCGAGAATGGCGTACAGGGAACGGTTTAGCCGCTCCATTTTCTCACCGCGCTTTATCAGCGGCGCCGCCGCCCCCTCGATGTCATAGAGGGTAAAACGTATCCCCTGGAAGGGATTGTCCGGCCGGTCCGGGAGAGCAAGCTTGCCGAACTCCTCAAGTGAGCGGACCGCCTCGGTGGCTCGGTGAAGGTTCGCCGAGAAAAGGTCAGCCAGGGAGCCCCTGGTCCCCTCAGCGCCAAGGTCGACGAACTTCTGTGCGTCTGCCTCGACATCCCGACCGTAAAGCGTCATGCCGGCGGGGAACCGCCACGACGCCTCGACGATTCCATGCCTGACTTCCTTGAGACGCGTTGACAGGTCGGCCCGGCGCAGGCAAAAGCGCATAACATCCTCGCAGACGCGGACACCCTCCAGGGCGCGGTTCAGGTTCGCGTCGATGGCTGCATAGATGCGGCGTTCCATAGGCCTAGTCCCCCCACTCATACATGATGATGCCGCACAGGACCGGGGCTGCGGTCTCTGCCCGGAGCTGCGAAAACCCAAAACCGGCCGCGACCCAGCCGGCGGCGGCCGCCGCGTCCAGTTCAGCGGGACTGAACCCGCCCTCGGGGCCCACCAGGAGAGTCACGGCGCCCGGCTCGGTGCTGCGCAAGAACTCCTTCAGGGTCAGCGGGGAACCCGGATGGGCGATGATGCGCGCCCGATCGCGGTCCCCGGCAAGGACTTCATCGAAGGTGCGGATACCTTCGACCGGCGGCACGCGCTCCCGCAGCGACTGCTTGGCCGCCTCTTCGGCCTTCCTGTTCCACCGGCGCAACTTCGAATCGATATCCGACGGCCGGGGCACCGTGCGCTCCGACGCAACCGCTATGATCCTGGACACCCCCACCTCGACGGCCTTTTCCACCGCCAGGTCGAAGTTCCCTCCCTTGAGAAGGCACATGCACAGGGTGATATCAACGGGGCTATGGGGCGCGTCGCTTTCGCTGATAATCACCGCTGTCAGGCGGTCAGCGGTGATGCTCTCTATCCGCGCCGAGAGGGAAGCGCCCTTGTCATCGCGAAGCCTGATGGTGTCGCCGGTCCTGACACGGCGCACGCCGACGAGGTGATGAAAATCATCGCCCCCTATGGTACAGCGGCCGTTGCTGATGCTCGATGATGTCACAAAGAATTGAGGCATGGGCCGTTCCCGGTTACTCGCCCAGTTTCTCCGACCTGAATATCTGCTTGTCGAAGGTGGCTCCCTCGTCGATATCGCTGAAGTATACGATGCTGACCGTCCCCTGCCGTATGTTCATCATGTCATAGCGGAGCGGGACGATGCGGTTGCCGTTTTCCTTAACCTTGACCAGCGTCATGAACTTGAAAATGGCCTTGTCACGGTCATGGTAATCGATGCGAATCGGAATAAATTTGTCCTTGCTCACGTAAAGGGTGAGCAGACCGTACTCTCCACCCTTGGTGATGGGCTTCAATGACAGCTTCCACACATCGACGCCCTTGACGAAAGCGTCCCCGTCGATGGTGGCGGTATAGTTGCTCTGGAAATCGGCATTGGACAGGTCCATGAAGGTAAAGTTCGTTGACAAGATCTCGTCATATTTATCGATGGCCAGCTTGTGAAACAGCTTCAGGGCATGGATATTATAGACCCAGATATCCTCACCGCCCAGATTGTAGAGGACCTTGAGCTGGTCTCCGCGCTCCCTGCTGCTGAACGTAAAAAGAAAGTCCTCCTGGGAAACGCAGGCGGTGAAATTCAGGGTCGCGGCGGTGCCGTCCGGCTTGATGTGTTTCAGCATTCCCTTGAGCAATCCCCGGGGATACTCGAAAATCTTATCCACCCGCGCAAGGATACCCTGGGCGTTAAGTTCTATTTTTCTGTCTTCCTGCGGCGCCGTGGTTCCGTACAGGGCAAACACCAGGGAGACGACACCAATGCCTGTAAAAATTTTTTTCATTTGATATCGATGATGAAAGAAAAATTTTCAGATTTGTCTTTTTGTATTTTGATTATATCCTTTCTCGCCATCAAGACAGGAAGAAAAACCTTTTTTATATAGAGTCTTCTATAAAAGTAACAACTGATGAAAAAAAAGCAATATTGATACAGGCATATACTTTTAGAGGTAAAAAAAATTCAATTTATTTTTATATGTTTCCTTCACCCGCCTTACTGTTATCCCTGCGGTATTACACATTTTTAGGCGATAACAATCCCTAAATCTTGAGATCCATATTTAAAAGTAAACAAAAATATGAATTTAAATGTACTAAATTTTATATAATTTCGGATAATTATTTTCACTATAAATTAACCGTCCGGTCAGATTTTATTATTGACATGTTTCATATTTATTATTAACAACAATAAAAAAATATACATACCACATTTTGAATAAAAAAAGATAGGGAGGGATCATGGGGTTATCAAAAATAACAATTTTTGTTATCGTAGCTTTTACTGTCTTCTCCAGCTTGAACTGTCAAAATGAAAAAAGCAAATCATCGATTCCCTTTTTAGGCTTTCTAGGGGGATCATCCGCCTCTGATACTCCGCCAACCACAACGAGCGCTGTCGTGGATGCCAAACACTACATCGAACCGGCCGGCGATGATTCCTGTTCCGGCTGCGAGGGACAGCTAACAGAAGCCACCGCGGCCAGCATAAAGAGCCAGCTCGCCTCCAATAACATACTCAATGCGAAGATAGACCTGAACGTCAGGGTCACCGTGCCGAAATCGGAAAATCCATATAGTGATTCGGATTTGGATCTCTGGGCCACGGTCGTCAGGCCCGGCGGAAGCGAAAAGCTCCCCACTATCCTCATGGCGACGCCGTACCGCCGTGAATCCATGATCATGATGGTGGTTCCGCTCATCACGAGCCGCTATAACGTCATGGTCATCGACATACGTGGCACCGGTTCATCATCGGGCACATGGGAGTCCTTCGACCTGGTGGAGCAGTATGACATCAAGTACGTGGTCGACAGGTTCATACCGTCCCGCGTCTGGTCCGACGGCACGGTCGGCATGATGGGACAGTCCTACATGGGCATCATTCAGCTCCTTACCGCCGGACTCGTGGAAAAGGACCCCGCCACGGGAGAGCCGGTCCACCTGAAAGCGATCTACCCCGGCGTCCCCATGGCGGACACCTACCGCGACATCGTCATGCACGGCGGCACCTGCGACCTTCTCTTCATCCCGATGTGGCTCGGCATGGTCGATATCATGTCCATCATGCCGTCGCTCCTGAACCTCGGCGTTGACGGCACCTTCACCAAAGAGGATATGGCACAAGCGCAGGCCATGTGGCTCGAGCACTTGAACCAA includes:
- a CDS encoding radical SAM protein, which translates into the protein MKKKSKALCLAYTDNDGNVWDFPGIEPAFRTGRRFVRADRDDLIPLPYGSYLFSLPGRFPVFYGHKTGDFRHMTVSPDGDDIIAASAFLASAYLRTYLPAFIRKDDAPVLPLWAYAGVAVIDGEFYVPAMRIDDDPRSDPAIHENDDDLKTAIGETKRLFPENRLVKQLAKCSTAYRCLCARNFFLGRHEAPLPTTIPCNARCAGCLSLQGEGSPFPPSQPRLDFSPEPGEIAEVVLRHFSRVRGGVASFGQGCEGEPLLRSEDLAAAVRLVREKTGAGTINLNTNGSRPDGVRELIGAGLDSIRISLNSPTEEYYSRYHRPVNYSYDDVLRSLDVALEAGIFVSINLFFLPGFTDSEAEVAALEKFLGRFPVTMIQTRNLNMDPDFYFEQIGFRESEPVGVRKLVEYLKEKYPSMRLGYYNPPLR
- a CDS encoding SRPBCC domain-containing protein, which gives rise to MKKAILVIVSVMLVIIVLLVIGKKSLYTDIIINAPVDKVWKEFADFPEYPRWNPFIRKVSGEMKTGGSIQITIQPKGHKPVDFNPTLIRYDEKSTVQWEGKLFIPGLFTGRHIFHLVRLENGKTKFIQKEDFNGILVPFINLDSTLEGFREMNALLKKRVEAR
- the thiE gene encoding thiamine phosphate synthase, which gives rise to MERRIYAAIDANLNRALEGVRVCEDVMRFCLRRADLSTRLKEVRHGIVEASWRFPAGMTLYGRDVEADAQKFVDLGAEGTRGSLADLFSANLHRATEAVRSLEEFGKLALPDRPDNPFQGIRFTLYDIEGAAAPLIKRGEKMERLNRSLYAILDSAYVHRDAFNDTAAKMIRGGASVIQLRMKTSGKGDILTAARDIATLCREGKALFIVNDHVDIAMLAGADGVHLGLNDLRANDARKLIPHDMIIGITAYTAEDPARAEGEGADYIAVGPVYDTVYKSASGPMTLKGAGVEVISRARGLVSIPIVAIGGITPKGAGSAIAAGADSIAAASYLYIDDKIEENCRAMAGAIAAVPV
- a CDS encoding 16S rRNA (uracil(1498)-N(3))-methyltransferase — encoded protein: MPQFFVTSSSISNGRCTIGGDDFHHLVGVRRVRTGDTIRLRDDKGASLSARIESITADRLTAVIISESDAPHSPVDITLCMCLLKGGNFDLAVEKAVEVGVSRIIAVASERTVPRPSDIDSKLRRWNRKAEEAAKQSLRERVPPVEGIRTFDEVLAGDRDRARIIAHPGSPLTLKEFLRSTEPGAVTLLVGPEGGFSPAELDAAAAAGWVAAGFGFSQLRAETAAPVLCGIIMYEWGD
- a CDS encoding outer membrane lipoprotein-sorting protein, which gives rise to MKKIFTGIGVVSLVFALYGTTAPQEDRKIELNAQGILARVDKIFEYPRGLLKGMLKHIKPDGTAATLNFTACVSQEDFLFTFSSRERGDQLKVLYNLGGEDIWVYNIHALKLFHKLAIDKYDEILSTNFTFMDLSNADFQSNYTATIDGDAFVKGVDVWKLSLKPITKGGEYGLLTLYVSKDKFIPIRIDYHDRDKAIFKFMTLVKVKENGNRIVPLRYDMMNIRQGTVSIVYFSDIDEGATFDKQIFRSEKLGE